From Drosophila suzukii chromosome 2R, CBGP_Dsuzu_IsoJpt1.0, whole genome shotgun sequence, a single genomic window includes:
- the Su(z)2 gene encoding protein suppressor 2 of zeste, whose amino-acid sequence MHLKITHKTVEPEVPHSDMGSASPASRDVRQFHDLITCRLCRGYMIDPTTVDFCYHTYCRSCILKHLLRTVYCPDCKASGGKEISELNLKSDDTLRSLIYKLVPGLYQRECKELSDFEEQHEDLVDEQTTHEQEFFTTTELVSLSLEYHPAMLHQCGPGEVPPTIYLQCAAGLRVELLKRFLCSKYNIEAENKLVEVEVTYEDEVLPSNFTLMDVGYCYNWSRQSPMAFCYRILLYENERAKNDENNLSRINQDIEPEHSVRRSKSAKSVTFAEDLESEMDSVSPRSKARSKTSPKVSPSSKNKRVAMSKREPEPESPVSTFKSLRSNDMRYSDYAVSKVKSEPEQEQDLLPREREPQPLEANMNIVVSIPPSQLGKSYVDAEDFELKTANRKGVGHLPKLKIELNSMKSKLSMPLSAGPRLEDTSSSIQQQLDLETYAKNIGLKPIEQPLVQSVAANPDSKYSPNASPMSSCSSSTNGSTCSLGTADASTSTTTSSSHRKRKKKHSKEPKDANGKRKKLHAEISSQTDGKMKVKITAKPNHKLDFKRSHSLASGELALQQLKLDSTSTSEALNRTLGEEARSISSLVVGGAPTPPPTPTTEPEQQQQQQVVVPKTKELTLPTSPPLPPSLFKAYTPSTTPIAPQTVTAKPKQQQQTPQQHQPVAQQSLAKTNPVKPPLSSNNNRQPNSGHFAVPEVPTNRNMYHMQRYLSTPSSIASAANKQPKRSLSLDESHPAAKTARMSQAQAMASYAAKMQMHKTQAAAFLPNPQIRSYGPEMGSKPTLPLTCPANLSLSLPSSAQVTITPRPRTTPSVYAFPEPTGHVPALEIVRLPAGKQSAGGKSLTMPPLSPPATSGGRLMGPPAALPKQPGHSAAKRTSQSPPMPLPMPMTTFPAIVKSPPLSVALSGQRNKSNSGSNSNSNAYRTSPPALINLRNTATTPHSFPSKSSPKVEANSKKSPPAGCQGKTNGTAALDKSKTSLREFRPAVQAAVAATSASAGAAGAAKDADILDLSANPGRNTTAKLAPTSPPAGNSNNNNNNNSTSNSLEAALNKIKQNISANSNGGPSTTTSGGSNSNGNSNGDDLQNLHMLSESATAREKISIKAASSGGSNNASSTTTTSSTKPKNANALVRPQNASVRSIPNPSALAFRNQPVASSAAATSISKPLTVRAEEKPKTATSNPGLLSPTSSTGSNNSSNSNSGCSAATSPRAMTKKPTTIDQVAANLNIRAEAKAAALAEEAPPVLSSNAAKSPELAKTTTTAGGAASRTEAKETAITVSAASTLLPMPSAVSSGSGVPESLAKPPVQIANAPVASSA is encoded by the exons ATGCACCTGAAAATCACGCACAAAACGGTGGAACCGGAGGTACCACACTCGGATATGGGTTCCGCATCTCCAGCTTCTCGGGATGTGCGGCAGTTCCACGATCTGATAACCTGCCGACTTTGTCGCGGTTACATGATCGATCCAACCACAGTGGACTTTTGCTACCACACCT ATTGCCGCAGTTGCATACTGAAACATCTGCTGCGAACGGTCTATTGTCCGGATTGCAAGGCCAGCGGAGGCAAGGAAATCAGCGAACTGAATCTGAAATCGGACGACACGTTGCGATCGCTGATCTATAAGCTGGTGCCGGGTCTCTATCAAAGGGAATGCAAGGAGCTGTCGGATTTCGAGGAGCAGCACGAGGATTTGGTGGATGAACAAACGACCCATGAGCAGGAGTTCTTCACCACCACGGAACTCGTTAG CTTATCCCTGGAATACCATCCTGCCATGCTGCATCAGTGCGGTCCTGGCGAGGTGCCACCCACCATTTACCTGCAGTGCGCCGCCGGATTGCGGGTGGAGTTGCTGAAACGCTTCCTCTGCTCCAAGTACAACATAGAGGCAGAGAACAAGCTGGTTGAGGTGGAGGTGACCTACGAGGACGAGGTTCTGCCCTCCAATTTCACGCTGATGGACGTGGGTTACTGCTACAACTGGAGTCGG CAATCGCCCATGGCCTTCTGCTACCGGATTCTGCTCTACGAGAACGAGCGAGCAAAAAACGATGAGAACAACCTATCCAGGATTAACCAGGACATTGAACCGGAGCACTCGGTGCGTCGCTCCAAGTCGGCCAAATCGGTGACCTTTGCCGAGGACCTGGAATCGGAAATGGACTCCGTTTCTCCGCGCTCCAAGGCGCGTAGCAAGACATCGCCCAAGGTTTCGCCCTCGTCGAAGAACAAGCGAGTGGCCATGAGTAAACGGGAACCAGAACCCGAATCACCGGTGAGCACCTTCAAGAGTCTGCGGAGCAACGACATGCGCTACAGTGACTATGCCGTGTCCAAGGTTAAAAGTGAACCGGAACAGGAGCAGGATCTCCTGCCTAGGGAACGGGAACCTCAGCCTCTGGAGGCCAACATGAACATAGTGGTCAGCATTCCCCCCTCGCAACTGGGCAAATCCTACGTCGATGCTGAGGACTTCGAGTTGAAGACGGCGAATCGAAAGGGAGTGGGCCATCTGCCCAAGCTGAAGATCGAACTGAACAGCATGAAGAGCAAGCTGAGCATGCCCTTGTCGGCTGGTCCGCGACTGGAGGATACCTCATCCTCGATCCAACAACAACTCGATCTGGAAACCTATGCCAAGAACATTGGCCTGAAGCCCATTGAGCAGCCCCTGGTTCAGAGTGTTGCCGCCAATCCCGATAGCAAATACAGTCCCAATGCCTCGCCCATGTCCTCGTGCTCTAGCTCCACCAATGGATCCACCTGTAGTTTGGGCACTGCCGATGCCAGTACCTCGACCACCACATCCAGTTCCCATCGGAAGCGCAAGAAGAAGCACTCCAAGGAGCCCAAGGATGCGAATGGCAAGCGCAAGAAGTTGCATGCGGAGATCTCCTCGCAGACGGATGGCAAAATGAAAGTGAAGATCACGGCCAAACCGAATCACAAGTTGGATTTTAAGCGTTCCCATTCGCTTGCCAGTGGAGAGCTGGCTCTCCAGCAGCTGAAATTGGACAGTACCAGCACTTCGGAGGCTTTAAATCGCACCTTGGGCGAGGAGGCTAGGAGCATTAGTAGCCTAGTGGTGGGTGGAGCACCCACGCCGCCGCCCACGCCCACAACGGAAccagagcagcagcagcaacagcaggtGGTAGTGCCAAAAACCAAGGAATTGACCTTGCCCACATCACCGCCTTTGCCGCCCAGTTTGTTCAAGGCCTATACCCCCAGCACAACGCCAATTGCTCCACAAACAGTGACAGCAAAGCCcaagcaacaacagcaaaccCCACAGCAACATCAACCTGTGGCACAGCAGAGCCTGGCTAAAACAAACCCCGTCAAACCGCCGCtgagcagcaacaacaatcgCCAGCCAAACAGTGGACACTTTGCTGTGCCAGAAGTTCCAACCAACCGGAATATGTACCACATGCAACGCTACCTGTCCACACCCAGTTCCATAGCCAGTGCGGCCAACAAGCAGCCAAAGCGTTCCCTGTCCCTGGACGAATCGCATCCAGCGGCCAAGACGGCGAGAATGAGCCAGGCCCAGGCGATGGCTAGCTATGCGGCCAAAATGCAGATGCACAAAACGCAGGCGGCCGCCTTTCTGCCCAATCCTCAGATACGCTCCTATGGACCCGAAATGGGCAGCAAGCCAACGCTGCCCCTGACATGTCCCGCCAACTTGAGTCTAAGCCTGCCCAGCTCCGCTCAAGTGACGATTACGCCCAGGCCAAGGACCACGCCGTCGGTTTATGCCTTTCCAGAGCCAACTGGCCATGTGCCCGCTCTGGAAATAGTGAGATTGCCGGCTGGTAAACAAAGTGCGGGGGGCAAGAGCCTAACGATGCCGCCTCTTAGCCCGCCGGCAACGTCCGGTGGCCGTTTGATGGGACCACCGGCGGCTCTGCCCAAGCAACCAGGACACAGTGCGGCCAAGAGGACCAGCCAGTCGCCACCAATGCCGCTGCCCATGCCGATGACCACGTTTCCAGCGATTGTCAAGTCGCCGCCGCTGTCAGTTGCTCTTAGCGGCCAAAGGAACAAGAGCAACTCCGGCTccaactcaaactcaaacGCTTATCGCACATCACCGCCTGCATTAATAAATCTGCGCAACACAGCCACGACTCCACACTCGTTTCCATCAAAGTCGAGCCCAAAGGTAGAGGCCAATTCAAAGAAATCCCCGCCAGCTGGGTGCCAGGGCAAAACCAATGGCACTGCCGCATTGGACAAGTCGAAAACGAGTTTGCGCGAGTTTCGGCCAGCAGTTCAGGCGGCTGTTGCAGCAACATCGGCATCGGCgggagcagcaggagcagccaAGGATGCCGATATACTTGATTTATCAGCTAACCCGGGCAGGAACACAACCGCCAAATTGGCGCCCACATCACCGCCCGCGGgtaacagcaacaacaacaacaacaacaacagcacgAGCAACAGCCTGGAGGCAGCCTTGAACAAAATCAAACAGAACATATCCGCCAACAGCAATGGTGGACCATCGACCACCACATCGGGTGGCTCGAACTCAAATGGCAATAGCAACGGCGATGATCTGCAGAATCTGCATATGCTCTCGGAATCGGCGACGGCCAGGGAGAAGATCTCCATCAAGGCGGCCAGCAGCGGTGGCAGCAATAACGCTAGTAgtaccaccaccaccagctccACGAAACCCAAGAATGCCAATGCGTTGGTGAGACCACAGAACGCTTCGGTTAGGAGCATACCCAATCCCTCGGCTTTGGCTTTTCGCAATCAGCCAGTGGCTTCCAGTGCAGCGGCCACCAGCATCAGCAAACCACTGACTGTGCGGGCCGAGGAAAAGCCCAAGACAGCCACCAGTAATCCGGGTCTACTCAGTCCCACCAGCAGCACTGGCAGCAATAACAGCAGTAACAGCAACTCTGGATGCAGTGCAGCCACTTCCCCACGGGCCATGACCAAGAAGCCCACGACCATTGATCAGGTGGCGGCCAATTTGAATATACGCGCCGAGGCCAAGGCCGCTGCCCTCGCCGAGGAGGCGCCACCCGTTCTGAGCAGCAATGCGGCCAAGTCACCGGAACTGGCCAAGACCACGACCACGGCCGGAGGAGCAGCCTCGCGGACGGAAGCCAAGGAGACGGCCATCACCGTTTCGGCGGCCAGCACCCTGCTGCCCATGCCCTCCGCCGTCTCCAGCGGATCCGGAGTCCCCGAGTCGCTGGCCAAGCCGCCCGTGCAGATTGCCAATGCCCCGGTGGCGAGTTCCGCTTAG